The Victivallis lenta DNA segment TCCATGAATGGTTCACCGGAGAGCGATTCCGCACTCTTCCGGTCCTCCGCGGCATGTCCGAGGGTACATAAAATATTGATTCCCGCCCGACATCCGGCAGCTTTCAAAGCCGAAACGCGCTTTTTCAAAATACCGGCCCGGCCCGTCATTTTCTCCAAAGAAGGAGCGACGTGAATATCACCGGTCAGCAACGCCACTTCATCAAGCGCCTGAAGCCGGTTCAGCCAGGCCAGGAAACCTGCAAACTCCGTCTCCGGCTCCCAGATGGCGGGAGTGACTCTCAGCGACATTTGACTCATAACTTCCACCGTTGCTTTTGCCGCCGGGAATTTCCCCGGCACTTTTCATTAAAAACGATCCCTGTTTTCCGCCACGCTGCCCCGGACCACCAGCTCCGCCTTTTCACAATAGGAGTACCGGCCCGATGAGTTCTTACCGACAATGGCGGTCGTCATGCGGACGATCTCTGCAACGTAATTTTCAAGGTTGAACCGTACTGTCGTCAGCTCCGGCGTAGTCAGCCATGCTCCGGTCTGGTCGTCGAAACCGATCAGCGAGAGCTGTTCCGGCACCCGGAGCCCAAGCCGGTCGGCAACCTTCAGCGCCAGCATCGCGTAGTTGTCGTTGTGGCACAGGAGAGCGGTCGGGCGCTGTTCCGTGCGCAGCACTTTTTCCAGAAACTCTCCGGTCTCCGGCGTCGGCACCGAACCGTTGGCCGGAATCACAACCGCCGGATCAAACGTGATATTCCGGCTTTCCAGAAAGCTGCGGTATGCGGAAAAGCGCGTATACGGAGAAGGGTTGTCGAGGTCGAACGCATTCAGCCCCAGATAACCGATCCGGCGGTGTCCCATTTCACACAGGTACTGCATGGCCTGTTGCGTTCCTCCGACCAGGTCGAGCATCAGATGCGAACAGGGCAGCAGATCGACGCTGTCGAAAATGATCAGCTTTTCAGTCGCCAGATACTCCTGCGAAACCACCTGATAGCGGGAACGGTCGCACGGCCCCAGCAACACCACTTCCGCTTTGATCTGATTGAAGAAATTCAATGCCCAGCTTTCGTTCCGGTCGCGGGCATCCCTCCGGAACGGGTCCAGCACGATCGTGATCGCGTAGAGGTTCGCCTCGGAGAGCTGCAGTTGCAGGCGGCAGAGCAATTCCCCATACCACGGCGTTGACGGCGGTACGCAAAGACAGATGCCGACAATGCCGGTACGCCCGCTCAGCAGCGAGCGCGCCATATAATTCGGCCGGTAACCCACCGCCTCGGCATAGGCGCGAATCTCTTTCGCGAGTTTTTCCGCAACCCCCTTGCGGTGATTCAGCGCATTGCTGACCGTCACCGAGGAAACATTGAATTTTTTTGCAATTTCACAGATGCTCATAAGAATAGATTAAACCTTTAAGTTGTTAATATTATGATCGATTTTATCCCGGATGTCAAGTCTTCAGAAGAAAAAACCGTGATTTTTCTGCAACTTTTTTTTGCAAATTATTCTTTACTGTGGCTCTGAGTGCCCGGCATTTGAGCGTGCAGAGTCCAAAGGACAGGAGGCATCATGGCAAGAGCCGAAGTATGGGAAGCAATGATCCGGGAACGGATCATCCTGTTTCAGGCGCTCATACGCAAACTCGACAGACAGCCGGAAAACAATCCGGCCGCCCGCTGGCGGGCGACGGTCGGTCTGACGACGGATTACTGTCCGGAGAACCGCCCGGGCCGGATGTCCGAAGTGCATTCCACAGCCGCTGTATTCAATCTTGGACAGGTATTCTTTGAAATCCGGCCGGCAGCTCCCGCCGCTTTTCCGGGAGTCAAGTCAGCAAGCGCAAGTTCTGCTGGTTTATTTCCTGCATCGGATCGCGTCGCTGTTTCTTTCGGCTATATTTTGCCGGGCCGCTTTGCTTCCACCCGGGTGGCATTTTCCTGACAAGCCGGACCATCATAAAAATGCTTCGACACCGGGTTGTTCAAATCCAGGAGCCGTATAACGGCAGGGATACCTGGAACCTTCGGCAAGTTTTCGCAACCGATTTTTGCACTCATGCTTCTTTTTCCAAGATAAAATTGACACCGAGTGCAAATACGCGATGACCGAAATCATTGGGATGGTTGACCCCGTTGCCCGTCAGATCCATAAACGTCTTCCGTTTCAACAACCGTTGCCATAGTGAAAAAAGATCGGCAAAAGCGACATGCTTTCCCGCTTCGGCGGCGAGTTGCCGAAGTGCCCGTGAAAATTCATCTGCTTTTTTAAGGGGAGTATTACTCCATTCCGGATTGCCGCTCATTGAAGCAATCAGCAGAAACTCTGTTTCCGGCGAGGCAAGTTGTGCAATCTGAACGGTTTTCTGGATGTTAGCCAGATATTCCTCTGCTTCGTCCGACACAGCAAAATCGTTCATCCCGAATGCAATCACCTGCAAATCAGGACAGTCGTCGCTCCATTTCTTCACGCAGGTAAGCGGATACTCGCTGCGGGCGCCGCTCAAACTGTGGTTGCGCAACTCAACACAGAGGCTGAAACGTTCCCCCAGATGCCGGGCAGCTAATTCAGCAAACGGCGGCTGAAACGGGGAAAATTTGTGATAGCCGGAAGCATTGTAGCCCTCGGAAATGCTGTCGCCGAGCCAGCTGATCCGTATTGCACCGCCACGGCGGGATAATTTCGCGCGGAACCGGGGAAGACGTCCGGAAAGCGGCGACAAAATTTCCTCCAGCGGAAAATCAATTTCTTCGGCAATATAATCTACCGCAAACTGATGCTCTGCAAAAAAATTGCGATTGTCAAACAACAGCGGCCGCCCATCCAATCCGCCCTGGATTGCCCGTGCGCCGGGATTTGGATAAAACGGGCCTGCCGGGTGGAGATCTTCATCGGAAAGCCGGGGAATTCGGGAGTTTTCGGGACGAATTATCTGCTGTGTTTCCGGGTTGAAGTTCCAATCCCGTTCCGGCAGATACTCCATGCCGGTGGCAGAACAGAAAATCCGTTGAATTTTGCGTACCGGAAATAAAAGCCGGACTTCATCGCAGTCGGCAAACATGC contains these protein-coding regions:
- a CDS encoding LacI family DNA-binding transcriptional regulator, producing the protein MSICEIAKKFNVSSVTVSNALNHRKGVAEKLAKEIRAYAEAVGYRPNYMARSLLSGRTGIVGICLCVPPSTPWYGELLCRLQLQLSEANLYAITIVLDPFRRDARDRNESWALNFFNQIKAEVVLLGPCDRSRYQVVSQEYLATEKLIIFDSVDLLPCSHLMLDLVGGTQQAMQYLCEMGHRRIGYLGLNAFDLDNPSPYTRFSAYRSFLESRNITFDPAVVIPANGSVPTPETGEFLEKVLRTEQRPTALLCHNDNYAMLALKVADRLGLRVPEQLSLIGFDDQTGAWLTTPELTTVRFNLENYVAEIVRMTTAIVGKNSSGRYSYCEKAELVVRGSVAENRDRF
- a CDS encoding SGNH/GDSL hydrolase family protein; the protein is MWNLWNQKNSEIFGETGMFADCDEVRLLFPVRKIQRIFCSATGMEYLPERDWNFNPETQQIIRPENSRIPRLSDEDLHPAGPFYPNPGARAIQGGLDGRPLLFDNRNFFAEHQFAVDYIAEEIDFPLEEILSPLSGRLPRFRAKLSRRGGAIRISWLGDSISEGYNASGYHKFSPFQPPFAELAARHLGERFSLCVELRNHSLSGARSEYPLTCVKKWSDDCPDLQVIAFGMNDFAVSDEAEEYLANIQKTVQIAQLASPETEFLLIASMSGNPEWSNTPLKKADEFSRALRQLAAEAGKHVAFADLFSLWQRLLKRKTFMDLTGNGVNHPNDFGHRVFALGVNFILEKEA